In Massilia sp. METH4, the genomic window CGGCTTGTTCGGATCGTCCAGGTTGGCGCGCGCCGTGCGCACGCGCTGCGCCACCGCCTCGATCGCGTGCGGCTGGCCCAGCACGCGCTCTTCCAGCAAGTCCTTCAGGTTCAGCACGGTCTTGATTTCGTCCTTCACCATCTTGCCGAGCGGGATGCCGGTCCAGCCGGCCACGATCTCGGCCACCACGTGGCCGTCGACCTGCACCGGCACCATCGGCGTCTCGCCCTGCAGCGCGCGCAACTCGGCCACCAGCGCCTGCACGTCGTTGCCGGCGCTGGCGTTGCCTTCGTCCGCCTCTTCCAGCGTGCGGCGGCCCTGCATGATGCGTTCGGTCAGTTCCTTTTCCTGTTCCCAGCGGGCGGCGAGGCGGTCGTGCTCGTCGGCGGCAGCCGCGCGCTCCGTCTCCAGCTCGTCCAGGCGCGCGCCGTGGGCGGTGCCCGAGCTCTGCTCGCGCTTCAGCGCCGCCGCTTCCGCGTCGATGCGCTCCAGCTTGCGCGCCAGGTTCTCGATGAGTGCCGGCGTGGCGTTCTGGCCCAGCGCGACCTTGGCGCACGCCGTGTCCAGAACGCTGATCGCCTTGTCCGGCAGCTGGCGGCCGCTGATGTAGCGGTGCGACAGGCGCACCGCTTCCGTGATCGCCTCGTCGTAGACGCGCACGCCGAAGTGCTTTTCCATCAGCGGGGCCATGCCGCGCAACATGGCGCAGGCCAGCTCCTCGCTGGGCTCTTCCACCTTGATGACCTGGAAGCGCCGCGCCAGCGCCGCATCCTTCTCGAAGTACTTCTTGTATTCGCCCCAGGTGGTGGCGGCGATGGTGCGCAGCTCGCCGCGCGCCAGCGCGGGTTTGAGCAGGTTGGCCGCGTCGTTCTGGCCGGCCTGGCCGCCGGCGCCGATCATGGTGTGCGCCTCGTCGATGAACAGGATGATCGCATGCGGGCTTTTCTTCACCTCGTCGATCACGTTCTTCAGGCGGTTCTCGAACTCGCCCTTGACGGAGGCGCCAGCTTGCAGCAGGCCCATGTCCAGCGTGTGGATTTCCACGCCCTTCAGCACGTCCGGCACGTCGCCGGTGGCGATGCGCAGGGCCAGGCCTTCGACCACGGCCGTCTTGCCCACGCCAGCCTCGCCGGTCAGGATCGGGTTGTTCTGGCGGCGCCGCATCAGGATATCGATGGCCTGGCGGATCTCGGTGTCGCGGCCGATCACGGGGTCCACCTTGCCGTCGCGGGCGCGCTGCGTGAGATTGGTGGTGAACTGGTCCAGCGCGGGCGTCTTCGACGCCGTGCCGCCGGAGAGCTCGCCGACCGGGTCGCTGCCGTGCGCCTGCGCCGCCGCGGCCGCGCGCGCCTGCGGGGCCGGCGCTTCCTGCGAACCGGCGGCGATCTTGTCCAGGTTGTGCTTGATCTGGTCGACGTCGAACTTGTCGAACAGCCTGGAGCCGCGGTAGGCCAACTGCGACAGCTCGGCATCGGTCAGCAACGCCTGCAGCAGGTGGCCGCTGCGGATCTGGGCCGGGCTGCCGTCCGGAATGTCGAGCGAGGCGATCAGCCAGGCGTGTTCGAACAGCTTGGGCAGGCGCGCCGAAAAGACCGGCGTGCGGGAATTGCCCGACTTCAGGCGCGACAGTTCCGCCTGCAGGTCCGCTTCCAGCATGCCCGGGCTGATGCCGCTCTGGCGCGCGATGATGGCGAAGTCGCTTTTCGGCTGCTCCAGCAGGGCCAGGAACAGGTGTTCCAGGTCCACTTCGAACTGGCCCAGCGATACGCACAGGCCGGCGGCGCGGGTGGCGGCGGTGCGGCAGGTGTCGTTCAGCTTGCCGATCAGCGTCTTGAGATTCAGGCTCATGGGGGTGGTCCCTCGTGGTGTTGGTTATTCGGTGGTTTCAGAGCGCGTGCACGTCGTAGCGCACGTC contains:
- the tssH gene encoding type VI secretion system ATPase TssH, with product MSLNLKTLIGKLNDTCRTAATRAAGLCVSLGQFEVDLEHLFLALLEQPKSDFAIIARQSGISPGMLEADLQAELSRLKSGNSRTPVFSARLPKLFEHAWLIASLDIPDGSPAQIRSGHLLQALLTDAELSQLAYRGSRLFDKFDVDQIKHNLDKIAAGSQEAPAPQARAAAAAQAHGSDPVGELSGGTASKTPALDQFTTNLTQRARDGKVDPVIGRDTEIRQAIDILMRRRQNNPILTGEAGVGKTAVVEGLALRIATGDVPDVLKGVEIHTLDMGLLQAGASVKGEFENRLKNVIDEVKKSPHAIILFIDEAHTMIGAGGQAGQNDAANLLKPALARGELRTIAATTWGEYKKYFEKDAALARRFQVIKVEEPSEELACAMLRGMAPLMEKHFGVRVYDEAITEAVRLSHRYISGRQLPDKAISVLDTACAKVALGQNATPALIENLARKLERIDAEAAALKREQSSGTAHGARLDELETERAAAADEHDRLAARWEQEKELTERIMQGRRTLEEADEGNASAGNDVQALVAELRALQGETPMVPVQVDGHVVAEIVAGWTGIPLGKMVKDEIKTVLNLKDLLEERVLGQPHAIEAVAQRVRTARANLDDPNKPKGVFLFVGPSGIGKTETALALADVLYGGERKLITINMSEYQEAHSVSGLKGSPPGYVGYGEGGVLTEAVRRNPYSVVLLDEVEKAHPDVLELFFQVFDKGVMDDAEGREIDFKNTIIILTSNVASAAMMGACLNKTGEELPAPDELEAVIRPQLMKQFKPAFLGRLKVIPYYPLSDDVLVEIIELKLKRIAKRIAINHKAEFSYDEALVEAVLARCTEVDSGARNVDNILNGTLLPEVAESVLAKMAEGASISRIAVTADEQGQFGYTIE